Part of the bacterium genome, CGAGCGGATCGAGCTCCCTCCCGAAGAATCGCATCATCTGTTTCGCGTGCGTCGCGTATCGGTGGGTAACGAAGCATGGATCACCGACGGGGAAGGTACGGTCTATCGCTGCCGGGTCATTTCGCCGCAAGCTCTCGAAATCCTCGAACGACGCAAGGAATTCGGTGAGCCTCGCGTACCGATCATTCTCTGTGCCGCCGTTCTGAAAGGGGACGGCAACCGGGAGCTCGTGGATCTCGCCACCCAACTCGGCGCTACGCAGGTTGTTTTTTTTCACGCCGCGCACGGTGAGGGCCGGCTGAATGAAACCAAAATCGAGAAACTCCACAGAACGGCCGTGGCGGCGCTCAAACAAAGCGGCCGCGCCCGTCTGCCGCAGATCGGCGTGAAGCGGAATCTGTCCGATCTGTTGAATGATCTTCCCGAGGACGGTGTTCGATTCATCGCCCAGGCCTCTCGGGACGACGCGAAGCTGGAATCCAAACCGCCCGGACCTTCGGAGAAATCTGCGATTCTGTTGGTGGGGCCGGAGGGAGGATTCACCGCTGAGGAAATGACGATGGCGCTCGATCATGATTTCCGGCAACTCGTCCTCGCATATCGCCGCCTTCGCTCGCAAACCGCCGCAGCCGCCGGACTCGCGTTCATCCTTGAATGGATCGGGGAGTGCCGAGTGCTCGGATAACTGTTTCGGAGCTGTGAAACGGAATTAAACAAGGCATCACGATTGTGAT contains:
- a CDS encoding 16S rRNA (uracil(1498)-N(3))-methyltransferase encodes the protein MVGREWGEFAFIPPSGIHGERIELPPEESHHLFRVRRVSVGNEAWITDGEGTVYRCRVISPQALEILERRKEFGEPRVPIILCAAVLKGDGNRELVDLATQLGATQVVFFHAAHGEGRLNETKIEKLHRTAVAALKQSGRARLPQIGVKRNLSDLLNDLPEDGVRFIAQASRDDAKLESKPPGPSEKSAILLVGPEGGFTAEEMTMALDHDFRQLVLAYRRLRSQTAAAAGLAFILEWIGECRVLG